Genomic window (Saccharothrix australiensis):
CTCATCCGGCCGACCCTGTCGGGGGACGCCGCACAGCGGGACCATGAGCACGTGGTGTGGGGCAACGAAGTGTCCGGCCCGGTGAGCGGACCGGTGGTGCAGGCGGGCGTCGTGGTGGGCGGCGTCCACGTGGGCTCCGCACGGCCTGTCCGGTCCGCCTATCTGTTCCAGGTGCGGGCACTGGCGCCGGAAAGCCTCGTGGGCAGGGAGGAGGAGTTGTCGCTCCTGGAGGCGTTCTGCACTTCGGAATCGACCGCCGAGGGCTATTTGTGGTGGCGAGCGGACGCGTGGTCGGGCAAGTCCGCGTTGTTGTCGTGGTTCGTCCTGCACCCGCCGGAAGGTGTGCGTCCGGTGTCGTTCTTCGTCACCTCCCGGCTGCCCGGGCAGAACGACCGGCGCGGTTTCGTGGACAACGTCCTGGACCAACTGCACGACCTCGCGGGACTCCCTCCCCGCACCGACCTCACCGACGGCACGCGCGAACCGCACCTGCGGCGGCTGCTCGCCGACGTGGCGAACCGGGTCCACCGGCGGGGCGAGCACTTCGTGCTGGTGGTCGACGGGTTGGACGAGGACCGCGGGCTCGACGGGTCGCCCGACGCGCACAGCATCGCCGCGCTCCTCCCGCGCCACGGCGTCCGGGTGGTCGTGGCCGGGCGCCCGGACCCCGGACTGCCGGACGACGTCCCGGTGGACCACCCGCTGCGCACCCGCGCCCGGGTCGAACGACTGTCCCCCTCACCGGAGGCGATCGCCGTGCGTGACGCGATGACGCGAGACCTCAAACGGCTGCTGCGCGGCACGCAGCTCCAGCAGGACCTGCTCGGCTTCGTGACCGCGGCAGGTGGCGGCCTGTCCGCGCACGACCTGGTGGAGCTCACGGGAGCTTCGTCATGGCAGGTCGAGGACGAGCTCCGCTCCACCGTCGGGCGCAGCTTCACCCACCGTCCCGGCGATCCTCCGGTCCACCTCCTCGCACACGAGCAACTGCACGTCCTGGCCGTCGAAATGCTCGGTTCTCGGCTGCGCCCCTACCACGAGCGACTTCACGACTGGGCGAGCACCTACCGCCTGCGCGGGTGGCCGCCCGACACACCGAGGTACCTGTTGCAAGGCCATGCGGCCACGCTGGCCGCGACCGGTGACAGGCAACGTCTCCTGGAGCACGTCACCGACCCTCGCAGGCATGAGGTCGCCTACACGGTCCTCGGCCACCACCAGGGCTCGCTGGGCGAGATCGAGGTCGCACAGGCGGTCTTCCTCGACGGTGAGGACCCGGATCTCCCCGCGCTCGCCCGTCTTGCGGTGCACCGCAACAGCCTTCAGGAAAGCGGAGCCTGGATACCGGAACGGCTCCCGGAGGCGCAGGCGGTGGTCGGCAGGCGGGAGCGCTCCGAGGAGCTGATCATGCTGATCAGCGACCCCGTGGTGCGCACGCGTGCGCTCGTGGGGACGGCAACGGCGCTGCATCGCGCGGGTGATGCCGGCCATGCGGCCGGGCTGCTCGACAAGGCCGAGGCGTTGATCTCCGCGTTCAACCAGTACTGGGGCGAATGGCTGCACCGTGAGCTGGCCGATGCGGCGGCGAAGATCCAGGACCACGACCGCGTCCGACGGGTGGTCGGAAACCTCTCCAACGCCGTCGACAAGGCCCACGTGTACGCCTCCGTGACCCAAGTGGCGTTGTCCGTCTCCGACCGCGAACACGCCGAGCAGTGGTACCACGAGGCCGAGCGGGCCTTCGCGTCGAGACCGGAACGCCCAACGTTCTTCGGCAAGGCCGACGCCAAGGAAAACGCCCTCGTGTACGCCACGATGGCTGCCGCCGCGGCGTCCTTGGGCCACCGGCAACGAGCGGCGGAACTCGCCGACATGGCCACCGACCCCGACAAGACCTACGAACTGCGGACCCGCGAAGCCGTGGCGGCGGTCGTGACGAAACTCGGCCAGGGTGGCTTCATCGACACGGCGCTGGCGTTCGCCGCCGCACGCGCGGACGACGAGGAGCGTGAAGACGCGCTGTCGCACATCACCTGGGCGCTGGCGGGCGACGGCAAGCTGGACGAAGCGGAAGCACTCGCCCGAACCGCCGAGGGAGCGCGGTACCGGTGCGCGCGGCTCGCGGCCGTCGCGATCGCGGCGGGCAGGCACGGCGAGACCGGTCGAGCGAGGCGCCTCATCGCCGAAACCGAAGCCGCGCTCCCGGATGTCCCGGCGGGAGCACTCCGGAGGTCCGTCGTCAGGATGACCGCGGTGGCCACCGCGGAAGCGGGACAGCACGACAAGGCCGAAGCGCTCGCCTTTTCCCGGATCCTCCCCGAGAAGGACTTCTCCGGGGTACTCGCAGTCGCGATGGCGCTCTGTCGTCGCGCCGAGACCGACCGAGCCGAACGCCTCGTCGACGCGATCGAGGAAGCCGCGCGATCGACGTCGACGGACATCGACGAACGCGTGCTGCTGCGCTGGATCGACGTCCTCACCGACTTCGGCGACCTGGACCGCGCCGAACCGCTGGCGCACTCGCTCAAGGACAGCGACCTTCGCGCAGCGGCCTGGCAGCGGCTCGCCGAAGGCTTCGCCTGCGTAGGCGACCTCCACCGCTTCGAGGACGCGCTGGGCCGGGTCACCAGGCCGGCGTGGCAGCGCCGACCGCGCATGGAGATGATCCGGGTCCTCCTCGCCCGCGGCGACGAGGCCGATGCCGTCCGCCTCGCGCGCGCGGCCACGGTCACCACCCAGCGCGCGACGGCGCTCGACTTCATCGCGGGGGCGACACGCGACAAGGAATTGCTCGACGAGGCGATAGCACTGGCGACCGGGTCGGACGACCTCGAAGAGCGAGCGGCGATGCTGCGCCCCATGCTCCGCACCGCCGCCGACATGGGGGATCGGCCCACCGCGGAGCAACTCCTCCGAACGCTGCACACCACCCAGGACCACATGAACACCCGAGCGCGGCGCGCCGGCGAACGGGCCACGAGCCTGGCGCTGCCCGAGCGCGTGAGGACCCTGACCGAGGTGGCGGAACGGATCGGGAACCCGTCCGGGCTGGAGCCGAGGGACGAGCGGACACCGGTGGTCCGCAGCGGAGCGCCGCCGCTGTGGGCGGGGTCGTCACCTCTCCCGTTCCGGGTGCAATACGCTCGGGCCCTCACCATCGGCAGGTGGATCGACGTCGTCCACCGCGTCGTCGAACTCGCGCCGGACACCTACCGCGCCATCGTCGAGGAACTGGACCGGCTCGGTCGCGACGGCACCTGAAGCCGCCGGACCGGCACGACCGTCCTGCCCGTTGCCCGGAGCCTGCCGATCGGCCTGGTGCCGCGATTCGTGAACGTCGCACGACGGGCGGCTGCGACGTGTGGGCGTCGCAGCCGCCACGGCCGGGTGGATTCGTGGGTGGTCAGGGCGCGGGCGTGCCGAGCACCGCGTCGCGGGGGTGCACCCGCGACGTGGCGATCGCGACCGCCTGCAACCGGCTCGCCCGCAGGATCGGGTACGCCGCCTCGCCGTGCGTGCCACCGCTGGCGCCCGTGCCGCCGAGCCCCGGCAGGTACGGGGTGTTGGCCATGTGCGAGTCGTTGACCTTCAGCAGACCGCCGTTCGACAGCTCGGTCGTGAACCGCTCCACCACGGTGGCGTCCTCGGCCCACAACGAGTTGCGCAGGCCGAACCGGTTGCGGTCGAGGAAGCCGAGGCAGTCGTCCAGCAGCCGGGGGCCGTTCGCCGGCACCACGACCGACAGCATCGGGAAGAACTTCTCGTCGCGGACCGCGGGCATGGTCTCCGCCTGCTCGAACCCGTCGACGCGCAGCACGGTCGGCTCGATGAACAGCCCGTTCGGGTCCGGCTCGCCGTCCAGCCCGATCCGGGCGCCGCCGCACACCTTCACCGCGCCCGCGTGCAGCGCCTCGTCCAGAGCGCGTCGGAACGCGGTCGCCCGCAGCACCGGGCTGAGCACCGTGTCGGAGGTCTCCGGGTCACCCGGTCGCAACGCCGAAGCCTCGGCGGCCAGCCGGGTCAGCAGCTCCTCGGCGATGTCCGGGTGCGCGATGACGTACTTCGGGCCTATGCACGCCTGCCCCGAGGCGTAGAAGCACTCCAGCAGCGCCGCGGTGGCGTGCTCCAGGTCCGCGTCCCGCCAGACCAGCACGCCGTCGTTGCCGGACAGTTCGAGGATCGCCTTCTTGCCGCGCTCGACGCACCTGCGCTCCAGGGCGAGCCCGTAGTCGCTGGAACCGAAGTAGTAGATGGTGTCCACCGACGGGCTGTCCAGCCACTGCCGCATGGTCGTCTCGAAGTCGGCGCAGAGCACGTTGATCGCCCCGGGTGGCGCGCCGTGCGCCTCGAACACCGGGATGATCACCTCGTGCAGGGCGTAGCTCAAGGAAGTCGCGCAGCTGCGCGGCACGCGGATCACGACGGCGTTGCCCGCGACCAGCACCAGGGTGGCGATCAGGCCGTACAGCGGCGCGTTGGCGGGCGGGTCGACGCACACCACGCCGTCCGGTCGGCGCTGCAACACGATCCGGTGCCGGGGCGCGGCGACCTCCTGGCGGAGCATGGTCGCGGCCAGGTCGAGGTACTCGGGGAGCATCAGGTCGAGCACGGTTTTGAGCTGCGCCTCGACGAGCACCCTCGGGCAGCCCTCCATCCGCAGGATGCGCGCGATCTCCTCGCGGTGCGCGAAGAACCCGGCGTGCAGGTCCCGCACGCACCGCAGCCGGTCGCCCGGCGGCATGGCGCGCAACAGCGGCGCGGCGGCGGAGGCCGCCGCCAGCGCCGCTTCACCGTGCTCCACTGTGGACAGCGAGACCGAGCACAGGACGTGCGGGTGCGCGTGCACCTCCTCCTCGGTGCCCTCGCGCAACAACCGGAGCAGCGCGGCCGTGTCGTGGCCGTTCGGCTCCAGCACCGAGCGCACGCTCATGCCGTACGCCCGCTCGTCGGTGTCGATCCGCTCGCCGGCGATGTAGAGCGGGAAGGACCGGGCGTCCGCGCGCGGCTGCGTCTGTGTCATGTGGACTGTCCTACTTTCGGGTGTAGCGGGGCGGGAATGGGCAGGATGTGCGCGATCATCGGGACTCTCGCGACCACGAACGAGGAAGGGCCCGATGACCATCAAGCGACGTGTTTTCCTGGCCGGTGCGCTGGCCGCACCGCTCTTCGGCCAGCTCCAAGCCCAGGCGAGCGCCCTGGGCCGCTCGGTCGTCACACTGGAGGAGGGTTGGGTCCGGATCGACTGGACCGACGCGGCGCTCGCGCGCCTGGAGCAGTTCGGCGGCACGCCGTTCGCCGTCGCACCCGCGAGGATGGTCGGGGACCCGGCCCGCCACAGCGTGCGGCTCCCCCTGCGCTCGGCCCTGGTGGACGGCGCGTTCACCGACGGCCAGGGCGAGGTCGACGGCGGTTTCGGTGTGCGGACCGACGAGCACCGCGTCGTCCTGGAGGCGATCACCCGCGAGAGCGGCGATCCCCGCGCGCACGGTGAGCGCACCGTCGACGGCCGGGCGTACCCGAAGGCCCCGGTCTCCACCGGGGACGTCGGCGAGGGCCGCGTCGTGGTGCAGCCCGGCCTGCCCGCCGCGCCGTCCCTGCCCGGCAGGCCCACCGTCGTCCGGGTGTCCGACATCCCGGTGCGGCCGACGCGGGAGACCTTGGAGGTGTTCGAGGACGTGCTGGGCGATCCGGTCTTCACCCTGGGCACGGTCATCGCGCACGTGTCCGGGGAAGGCAGTTACCGGCCCGAGCCGGTGGGCTGAGCGGGTCACTTCTCGTCCTCGCTCTTGAAGTGGGTGACCAGCGAGCGGGCCAGGTCGTCGAGGCCGCCGCTCGCGATCACCCGCATGATCGGGA
Coding sequences:
- a CDS encoding aldehyde dehydrogenase family protein, whose product is MTQTQPRADARSFPLYIAGERIDTDERAYGMSVRSVLEPNGHDTAALLRLLREGTEEEVHAHPHVLCSVSLSTVEHGEAALAAASAAAPLLRAMPPGDRLRCVRDLHAGFFAHREEIARILRMEGCPRVLVEAQLKTVLDLMLPEYLDLAATMLRQEVAAPRHRIVLQRRPDGVVCVDPPANAPLYGLIATLVLVAGNAVVIRVPRSCATSLSYALHEVIIPVFEAHGAPPGAINVLCADFETTMRQWLDSPSVDTIYYFGSSDYGLALERRCVERGKKAILELSGNDGVLVWRDADLEHATAALLECFYASGQACIGPKYVIAHPDIAEELLTRLAAEASALRPGDPETSDTVLSPVLRATAFRRALDEALHAGAVKVCGGARIGLDGEPDPNGLFIEPTVLRVDGFEQAETMPAVRDEKFFPMLSVVVPANGPRLLDDCLGFLDRNRFGLRNSLWAEDATVVERFTTELSNGGLLKVNDSHMANTPYLPGLGGTGASGGTHGEAAYPILRASRLQAVAIATSRVHPRDAVLGTPAP